The Mesobacillus jeotgali genome window below encodes:
- a CDS encoding antibiotic biosynthesis monooxygenase family protein → MYIVHSTVEIPEGKVDEVIGIYQKRSRLVDEYEGFISFNLLQNEQKPSELTVQICWESKENYIKYITSDAYKKVHELEKNYPDQELASIRPTVGRYQVVAQ, encoded by the coding sequence ATGTATATCGTTCATTCAACTGTAGAAATACCAGAGGGCAAGGTAGATGAGGTGATAGGAATCTATCAAAAAAGATCCCGGCTGGTAGATGAATATGAAGGATTCATTTCCTTTAATTTGCTTCAAAACGAACAAAAACCTTCAGAGTTGACCGTCCAAATCTGCTGGGAATCGAAGGAAAATTATATAAAATATATTACGAGTGACGCATATAAGAAAGTTCATGAACTTGAAAAGAATTATCCCGATCAGGAACTTGCTTCCATACGGCCTACTGTTGGACGATACCAGGTGGTAGCACAATGA
- the ltaE gene encoding low-specificity L-threonine aldolase, translating to MIDLRSDTVTKPTEEMRKAMYIADVGDDVYGEDPTVRELEETAAEILGKEAALFVTSGTQGNQIAVLTHCRPGQELLLEEESHIFYYESGAVAALAGVQTRTIPGQRGAMDPQDVLNAIRTEDIHFPETGLICLENTHNRAGGAVVPVENMKSIYNIAQANRVPVHLDGARLFNAAAAAGVDVKEFAKNTDTVQICLSKGLGAPVGSIIAGDAEFITTARKWRKRLGGGMRQAGVIAAPGLIALTKMKDRLGEDQWNARILAEAIEAIPGMKLARQPETNIIVADVEGLNMTSDIFVERLRAEGIISGTFGPTFVRFVTHYDVNEDQIQKAIEAIAKVARQ from the coding sequence ATGATTGATCTTAGAAGCGATACCGTCACAAAACCAACAGAAGAAATGCGCAAAGCCATGTACATAGCTGATGTGGGGGATGATGTTTATGGAGAGGATCCAACAGTCAGGGAATTGGAAGAAACGGCAGCCGAAATACTAGGTAAGGAAGCTGCTTTGTTTGTGACAAGCGGGACACAGGGCAATCAAATTGCTGTACTGACGCATTGCCGGCCAGGACAAGAATTATTATTAGAGGAAGAATCCCATATTTTTTATTATGAATCAGGGGCTGTCGCTGCACTTGCCGGAGTACAGACGAGGACCATACCTGGGCAGAGGGGAGCAATGGACCCACAGGATGTTTTAAACGCGATAAGAACGGAAGATATTCATTTCCCAGAAACTGGATTGATTTGTTTGGAAAATACTCACAACCGTGCAGGTGGAGCAGTCGTACCGGTTGAAAATATGAAATCGATCTATAATATTGCCCAGGCAAATAGAGTACCTGTTCATCTTGACGGTGCCAGATTGTTCAATGCCGCGGCTGCTGCAGGTGTGGATGTGAAGGAATTTGCTAAAAACACAGATACAGTCCAGATTTGTCTTTCAAAGGGACTTGGAGCTCCAGTCGGCTCCATCATTGCCGGTGATGCTGAATTTATCACGACAGCCCGCAAATGGAGAAAGCGCCTAGGGGGCGGCATGAGACAAGCTGGGGTCATTGCGGCACCAGGTTTAATTGCCCTGACAAAAATGAAAGACAGATTGGGAGAAGACCAATGGAATGCAAGGATATTGGCTGAAGCAATTGAGGCAATTCCAGGTATGAAGCTTGCCCGCCAGCCGGAAACGAATATTATTGTTGCGGATGTAGAAGGTCTAAACATGACTTCCGATATTTTTGTCGAAAGACTCCGCGCTGAAGGGATCATCTCCGGTACCTTTGGCCCTACTTTTGTTCGTTTTGTAACTCATTATGATGTAAATGAAGATCAAATTCAGAAGGCAATCGAAGCGATAGCCAAGGTTGCCAGACAATAA
- a CDS encoding CBS domain-containing protein — translation MNIEKVMTRDVEYCSPDTPIHEVAAKMKDLDVGVMPICENDQLTGLATDRDIVLKAVAQNTSMDTPISEVMTTDPVRGTVHMTAEEAADLMAEVQIRRLPIVEDGKMIGIVSLGDLAVTSQMEDEAGQALEEISTPSQPEK, via the coding sequence GTGAATATTGAAAAAGTCATGACTAGAGATGTAGAATATTGCAGTCCTGATACGCCAATCCATGAGGTAGCAGCTAAAATGAAGGATCTTGATGTGGGGGTCATGCCGATTTGTGAGAATGACCAATTGACAGGCTTGGCTACAGACAGGGATATTGTTTTGAAAGCAGTCGCACAAAATACTTCAATGGATACACCCATTTCCGAGGTCATGACAACCGACCCAGTCCGAGGAACTGTCCATATGACCGCTGAAGAAGCTGCTGATTTAATGGCCGAAGTGCAAATCCGCAGGCTCCCGATTGTAGAAGACGGAAAAATGATTGGGATTGTATCATTAGGAGATCTTGCCGTCACCAGTCAGATGGAGGATGAAGCAGGACAAGCTTTAGAAGAAATCTCAACTCCATCTCAACCAGAAAAATAA
- a CDS encoding IS3 family transposase (programmed frameshift), with translation MSKRYYSAEEKYEILKELDEHYSTYDLESKYNVHHSTILDWKHKYDRYGLDGLKESSTWKKYSKELKLAAIRDCLSGTYSIREVARLYEISDASVLRGWIKKYNSHSELKDTSQGRTSSMTKGRKTTWEERIQIVLDCLGNGKDYQEAANTYNVSYQQVYQWVKKYENGGDGALKDKRGHKKEEAKLTPEEKIKLQMNKLERENERLRAENLFFKKVRGDRKEAKISQIRFEDKYIAIQELHKKENLSISLLCEIAGIARSAYYKWLNRTPSSREVLNEEIIKEMKILHVKVDSTFGYRQMTLHMNRKFEEKLNHKRIYRLMKVAGLRSVIRIKKKQYKRSTPQHVADNILNREFTAEKPNEKWVTDVTEFKYGQSKKAYLSAIRDLYDGSIVSYVLGHSNNNQLVFKTLDQATVFLNGEHPLIHSDRGFQYTSKGFKRKIDAAKMTQSMSRVGRCIDNGPMESFFGTLKCEKYYLHKYKTFEELTTAIDEYIHFYNHERYQKRLNGLSPMEYRAKAA, from the exons ATGTCCAAAAGATATTACTCTGCAGAAGAGAAATACGAGATATTAAAGGAATTAGATGAGCATTATTCAACATATGATCTTGAGTCAAAATATAACGTGCACCATTCAACGATTCTAGACTGGAAACACAAGTATGATAGGTATGGTTTGGATGGTCTAAAAGAGTCTTCTACTTGGAAAAAGTATTCTAAGGAATTGAAGCTAGCTGCCATTAGAGATTGTCTGTCTGGGACGTATTCTATACGTGAGGTTGCTAGATTGTATGAAATATCGGATGCATCTGTCCTCAGAGGTTGGATTAAGAAGTATAATAGTCATAGTGAATTAAAAGATACGTCACAAGGAAGGACGAGCTCTATGACTAAGGGAAGAAAAACAACTTGGGAGGAACGAATACAAATTGTACTTGACTGCTTGGGAAACGGAAAAGATTATCAAGAAGCAGCTAATACTTATAATGTTTCTTATCAGCAAGTTTATCAATGGGTTAAGAAGTATGAAAATGGCGGAGATGGAGCGCTAAAGGATAAACGTGGTCATAAGAAAGAAGAAGCTAAACTAACCCCAGAAGAGAAAATCAAACTTCAAATGAATAAGTTAGAAAGAGAAAATGAACGGTTACGTGCGGAGAATTTATTCT TTAAAAAAGTTAGAGGAGATCGAAAGGAGGCAAAAATAAGCCAAATACGATTTGAGGATAAGTACATCGCTATTCAGGAGCTTCACAAAAAAGAGAATTTAAGTATTAGTTTACTATGTGAAATCGCAGGGATTGCACGATCCGCATACTATAAGTGGCTTAATCGTACTCCTTCTTCACGTGAAGTACTGAATGAAGAAATCATTAAAGAGATGAAAATTCTTCATGTAAAAGTTGATAGCACCTTCGGCTATCGCCAAATGACCCTTCACATGAATAGAAAGTTCGAGGAGAAACTTAATCATAAAAGAATCTATCGCTTGATGAAAGTGGCTGGATTACGCTCTGTCATTCGTATCAAGAAGAAGCAATATAAACGCTCTACACCTCAACATGTGGCAGACAATATATTAAATCGTGAATTTACAGCCGAAAAACCAAATGAAAAATGGGTTACAGATGTAACAGAATTTAAGTATGGTCAATCCAAGAAGGCTTATTTAAGTGCGATTCGTGACCTTTATGACGGATCAATTGTAAGTTATGTTCTAGGACACTCCAATAATAATCAACTGGTATTCAAAACGCTTGATCAGGCGACAGTATTTTTGAATGGAGAACACCCTCTCATCCATAGTGACCGTGGATTCCAATACACCTCTAAAGGGTTCAAACGTAAGATAGATGCGGCAAAGATGACACAGAGCATGTCACGAGTTGGTCGGTGTATTGATAATGGGCCAATGGAGTCTTTTTTTGGGACTTTGAAATGTGAGAAGTATTATTTACATAAATATAAGACATTCGAGGAACTTACCACTGCGATAGATGAGTACATACATTTTTATAATCATGAAAGATATCAAAAAAGATTAAACGGCCTTAGCCCTATGGAATATAGAGCTAAAGCCGCTTAG
- a CDS encoding STAS domain-containing protein produces the protein MNRLRELEDKIQEYETIISEMSAPIIPSIVPQTILVPITGLIRAERFDKIRGKLLNFIHNKDIETAIIDLTDISGERVEGVCLEEIGRELHEMDSSMSLMGVKTLFVGMNPELVKRMVLDGIKLEAQTFSTFQSALKHLMKEKGLEFRKISE, from the coding sequence ATGAACAGGCTGAGAGAATTAGAAGATAAAATTCAAGAATATGAAACGATTATTTCTGAAATGTCCGCACCCATTATACCTTCCATTGTTCCTCAAACTATCCTGGTGCCAATCACAGGGCTAATTCGAGCTGAACGGTTTGATAAAATCCGCGGAAAGTTGCTTAACTTTATTCATAATAAGGATATTGAAACCGCAATCATTGATTTGACTGATATCAGTGGAGAAAGAGTTGAGGGGGTTTGCCTTGAGGAAATAGGAAGAGAGCTGCATGAAATGGATTCTTCCATGTCATTGATGGGTGTTAAAACGTTATTCGTAGGGATGAATCCGGAACTTGTCAAGCGAATGGTACTCGATGGAATAAAATTAGAAGCACAGACATTCTCGACTTTTCAATCAGCATTAAAGCATTTAATGAAAGAAAAAGGGTTGGAATTCAGAAAAATATCAGAATAA
- a CDS encoding BA3454 family stress response protein, whose product MREVTVSVDLKGKNYLTNVIADRETSEEEIMELARKQVQEQWLF is encoded by the coding sequence ATGAGAGAAGTAACAGTTTCTGTAGACTTAAAGGGGAAGAATTATTTAACGAATGTCATAGCTGATCGTGAAACATCAGAGGAAGAAATCATGGAGTTGGCACGAAAACAAGTTCAAGAGCAATGGCTCTTTTAG
- a CDS encoding anti-sigma regulatory factor, whose translation MTEPIIININNEFDIVLARQKGREVSKELQFGGVDQARITTAISELARNIYLYAGSGKITIEVLEENGRRGIQISAADDGPGINDIRMVLQDGYSTSGGLGAGLPGVKRLMDSFDIDSMPGTGTKITITKWAR comes from the coding sequence ATGACAGAACCGATTATTATTAATATTAATAATGAATTTGATATAGTGCTTGCCCGTCAAAAAGGGAGAGAAGTTTCGAAAGAACTCCAATTTGGCGGTGTAGACCAAGCAAGAATAACTACAGCCATTTCTGAACTCGCAAGAAACATTTATTTATATGCCGGAAGCGGAAAAATTACTATCGAGGTCTTAGAAGAAAACGGCCGAAGAGGGATTCAGATTTCTGCTGCTGATGATGGTCCAGGCATAAATGACATCCGGATGGTCTTACAGGATGGGTATTCTACTTCAGGAGGTCTTGGTGCGGGGCTTCCAGGAGTTAAAAGGTTGATGGACAGCTTTGATATTGATTCAATGCCCGGAACCGGTACTAAAATCACGATTACCAAATGGGCGAGGTAA
- a CDS encoding STAS domain-containing protein, with protein sequence MRIPILKLKDYLLVSIQVELDDQTVLTFQEDLLNKIKDTGAKGVVIDLTSVDMIDSFIAKVLGDVIVMTSLMGTKAVLTGIQPAVAITLIELGITLENVHTALDLEQGISILSQLLEG encoded by the coding sequence ATGAGAATTCCTATTTTAAAATTAAAAGATTATTTATTGGTTTCAATTCAAGTAGAACTAGATGACCAGACGGTACTCACTTTTCAAGAAGACCTGTTAAATAAAATTAAAGATACAGGAGCAAAAGGTGTTGTAATCGATTTGACTTCTGTAGATATGATTGATTCTTTCATTGCAAAAGTTTTGGGTGACGTGATCGTAATGACAAGCCTGATGGGCACTAAAGCTGTGCTGACCGGTATCCAGCCAGCGGTCGCTATTACCTTGATTGAACTTGGCATAACATTGGAAAACGTCCATACTGCACTGGATCTTGAACAAGGAATTTCGATTTTAAGCCAATTGTTAGAGGGTTAG
- a CDS encoding LysM peptidoglycan-binding domain-containing protein, producing the protein MKKQLLTVAATAGILFTSFNGSASAHDKLHTVQSGESLWKLSNIYNVAINDIQKWNNLSGTTIYVNQKLSVLAPHSHSSESHTDVKESDSTYIVKSGDTLWGISKSYGKSISGLKSLNGLTSDVIYPGQKLKVSGSAATTASSPTANTSSTYTVRSGDNLSTIAARHNLSLSQLMSINNLKSHLIYPGQVLKLSGSSTTPVATNVSASNTTVMATYGSTSKVNSLIGEAKKYIGVPYVWAGSTPAGFDCSGYLNYVYNNVGISIPRTVETIWKATKSVSTPRVGDLVFFETYKAGPSHAGVYLGDGKFIHAGSSRGVEISDMNNSYWKPRYLGAKTTF; encoded by the coding sequence ATGAAAAAACAGCTTTTAACGGTGGCTGCAACAGCAGGGATTTTATTTACATCATTCAATGGATCAGCTAGTGCTCATGATAAATTACACACAGTCCAGTCCGGTGAATCTTTATGGAAGCTTTCAAATATATATAATGTTGCTATAAATGATATTCAAAAGTGGAATAATCTTTCAGGCACAACAATCTATGTAAATCAAAAACTATCAGTCTTAGCTCCTCACAGTCATTCATCCGAATCACATACTGACGTCAAGGAATCTGATTCTACCTATATCGTAAAATCAGGCGATACCTTATGGGGAATATCAAAGTCGTACGGAAAGTCCATAAGTGGACTTAAATCCTTGAACGGATTAACATCTGATGTTATCTACCCTGGGCAAAAATTGAAAGTTTCAGGATCTGCTGCAACAACAGCAAGCTCTCCAACAGCAAATACGTCCAGCACATACACAGTCCGTAGCGGTGACAATTTGTCAACGATTGCTGCTCGCCATAATTTATCGCTATCACAATTGATGTCTATCAATAATCTGAAATCTCATCTGATCTATCCTGGTCAGGTATTGAAGCTATCCGGTTCATCAACAACACCAGTAGCGACTAATGTGTCAGCATCCAATACAACAGTAATGGCCACATATGGTTCAACATCTAAGGTGAATTCATTGATCGGTGAAGCGAAAAAGTATATAGGAGTACCATATGTTTGGGCCGGCAGCACCCCGGCTGGATTCGATTGTTCAGGTTATTTAAATTACGTATATAACAATGTTGGCATTTCGATCCCTAGAACAGTAGAAACCATTTGGAAAGCAACAAAATCTGTTTCTACTCCACGCGTAGGAGACCTTGTATTCTTTGAGACATATAAAGCAGGTCCTTCTCATGCTGGTGTCTATCTAGGTGATGGTAAGTTCATTCATGCTGGTTCTTCAAGAGGTGTAGAAATCAGTGACATGAACAACTCTTATTGGAAGCCGCGTTATCTGGGCGCTAAAACAACATTTTAA
- a CDS encoding DUF421 domain-containing protein, with product MNEWTHIIISSVLFVVTLFAITKIGGKKQLSELSFFKYVSGITIGSIAGEVIMGMEGNLLHGVLAIVIFGSFTYLHDLIGIKSKKFRDLFEGKATVIIKDGKVMEENLKKEKYTIDELNSLLRQKNVFKTADVEFAVLEPKGDLSVLLKKEYLPLTPNDLNMPVTPEKETNTVIMDGNVLNDQLSLAGKNKAWLDIELAKVGVTLDNVFIGQVDSYGRLYIDTYDDNVKIPSPQPGKLLLAMLKKCQADLEIFALETETSEAQDLYNKNARKLEEAIQKVKPYLKE from the coding sequence ATGAATGAATGGACGCACATTATTATTTCGTCTGTGCTATTCGTTGTGACATTATTTGCAATCACGAAGATTGGTGGAAAGAAGCAACTGTCTGAGCTGTCTTTTTTTAAATATGTTTCGGGCATTACGATAGGAAGTATTGCTGGCGAAGTAATAATGGGTATGGAAGGTAATTTACTTCATGGAGTATTGGCAATTGTTATATTTGGATCATTCACATATTTGCATGACCTTATTGGAATTAAAAGCAAAAAGTTCAGGGATTTATTTGAGGGTAAGGCAACGGTAATAATAAAAGATGGAAAAGTGATGGAAGAGAATCTGAAAAAGGAAAAATATACAATTGATGAATTGAATTCTTTGTTAAGGCAGAAAAATGTTTTCAAAACTGCAGACGTTGAGTTTGCTGTTCTAGAGCCAAAAGGTGATTTGAGTGTATTGTTAAAAAAGGAATACCTCCCATTAACTCCGAATGATTTAAACATGCCGGTAACTCCTGAAAAAGAAACGAATACGGTCATCATGGATGGAAATGTATTGAATGATCAATTATCATTGGCTGGGAAAAACAAAGCATGGCTGGACATTGAGTTAGCTAAAGTAGGAGTAACTCTTGATAATGTGTTTATAGGTCAAGTCGATTCTTATGGCAGGCTATATATTGATACATATGATGACAACGTTAAAATCCCATCACCTCAACCGGGGAAGTTATTGTTGGCCATGCTGAAAAAATGCCAAGCAGACCTTGAAATATTTGCTCTTGAAACAGAGACTTCTGAAGCTCAGGATCTGTATAATAAGAACGCAAGAAAATTGGAAGAAGCCATCCAAAAAGTAAAGCCGTACCTGAAAGAGTAA
- a CDS encoding DUF1657 domain-containing protein: MTIVSDVNQLISTIKGIEAQLSLMALSTTVPEASKTFHDTMLVLGEIKTDLQNRITHIEIKNPQHKS, encoded by the coding sequence TTGACAATAGTATCAGACGTTAATCAACTAATATCAACGATAAAAGGAATTGAAGCACAGTTATCTTTAATGGCGTTGAGCACCACTGTGCCTGAAGCAAGTAAAACCTTTCATGACACAATGCTAGTTCTTGGGGAAATAAAGACAGATCTGCAAAACAGGATAACACATATTGAAATAAAAAATCCCCAACATAAAAGCTAG
- a CDS encoding TIGR04053 family radical SAM/SPASM domain-containing protein codes for MHEVGHSQSSGFHPGMVDFDENPYIVIWEVTRACQLKCLHCRADAQNKPDPMELTPEEGKKLIDQIFDMGNPMLVFTGGDCMMREDLFDLADYAIKKGMRVSMTPSATDNVTMEKMQRAKEVGLSRWAFSLDGPTPEIHDHFRGTPGSFELTIEKVKYLYELNMPLQLNTVISRYNYDHLEQMAELMKELKVVMWYIFLLVPTGRGQLDACLTPAEHEKVFRWLYELSKTAPYDIKTTAAQHYRRVVYQQKARENKLTKELGIRYEDTLTKDMASVIDGLKRAPKGVNDGNGFVFISHTGDVMPSGLLPLVGGNIREKPLAEIYRNSPIFKDLRSPDKYSGKCGVCEFRYVCGGSRSRTYAVTGDYMASEPFCVYIPEAMRKKEISL; via the coding sequence ATGCATGAAGTTGGACATTCCCAATCCTCAGGCTTCCATCCTGGAATGGTTGATTTTGATGAAAATCCTTACATCGTTATTTGGGAAGTTACAAGGGCTTGTCAGCTTAAATGTTTGCATTGCAGGGCAGATGCTCAGAATAAACCTGATCCAATGGAATTGACCCCTGAAGAAGGTAAAAAACTGATCGACCAAATTTTTGACATGGGTAATCCCATGCTTGTTTTTACAGGCGGAGATTGCATGATGCGGGAAGACCTTTTTGACCTTGCAGATTATGCAATAAAAAAAGGGATGCGCGTGTCCATGACCCCTAGTGCAACAGATAATGTGACAATGGAAAAAATGCAAAGGGCTAAGGAAGTTGGGCTCTCACGATGGGCTTTTAGCCTTGATGGCCCTACTCCAGAGATCCATGATCATTTTCGCGGAACTCCCGGTTCATTTGAACTTACGATTGAAAAAGTAAAGTACTTGTACGAATTAAACATGCCATTGCAGCTTAATACCGTTATTTCCCGCTACAATTATGACCACCTTGAACAGATGGCAGAATTAATGAAAGAACTAAAGGTAGTAATGTGGTATATCTTTTTGCTTGTGCCGACAGGTCGGGGACAACTCGATGCTTGCTTAACTCCGGCAGAACACGAAAAAGTGTTCAGATGGCTTTATGAGTTAAGCAAAACTGCACCATACGACATCAAGACCACAGCTGCCCAGCATTACAGACGTGTGGTATACCAGCAAAAAGCAAGAGAAAATAAACTCACCAAAGAACTAGGCATCCGCTATGAGGATACATTGACTAAAGATATGGCCTCCGTCATTGATGGGTTAAAGCGGGCTCCTAAAGGGGTGAATGACGGCAATGGTTTTGTTTTTATTTCCCACACCGGCGATGTCATGCCATCAGGGCTCCTGCCCCTTGTCGGAGGGAATATCCGTGAAAAGCCATTAGCAGAAATATATAGAAACTCCCCTATTTTCAAAGACTTGCGCAGTCCTGACAAATACAGCGGGAAATGTGGCGTTTGTGAATTCCGCTATGTATGCGGCGGTTCACGTTCGAGAACCTATGCTGTCACTGGAGACTATATGGCCAGTGAGCCTTTTTGTGTTTATATCCCCGAAGCAATGCGTAAAAAGGAAATTAGTCTTTAG
- a CDS encoding HesB/YadR/YfhF family protein has protein sequence MTIKIDQNAYKWFEKEFDTQKPFHIRLYPQYAGFGDKNKGYSLAFSLETPAIAAEQQEIDGITFFVEANDTWFFDKTDVELKYSDTAGEIFASYIEHN, from the coding sequence ATGACAATCAAGATTGATCAAAACGCATACAAATGGTTTGAAAAGGAATTTGATACACAGAAACCGTTTCACATCCGCCTTTATCCTCAATATGCCGGGTTTGGCGACAAGAATAAAGGTTACAGCCTGGCATTCTCACTTGAAACTCCTGCCATAGCCGCCGAACAGCAAGAGATTGACGGCATCACATTTTTTGTAGAAGCAAACGATACATGGTTTTTTGACAAAACAGATGTAGAATTGAAGTACAGCGATACCGCTGGTGAAATTTTCGCCAGTTATATAGAACATAATTGA
- the argS gene encoding arginine--tRNA ligase, which translates to MDYVKLYAEVLAAGLEGVLTSSEIERIIEKPKFLNQGDLAFPCFQLAKTMRKPPVEIAKELSARLQSSIDDSMERFEAAGGYVNVFLNKPKVTKELFIEIGQKKNHYGDLDLGENQIVTIDLSSPNIAKPFSMGHLRSTVIGNSLSLIYEKAGYKTVKINHLGDWGTQFGKLITAYKLWGTEEKVKKNPIQELLALYIEFHDEAESQPELEQEGRNWFRRLENGDAEALELWKWFKDESLKEFKKIYDLMGIEFDSYAGEAFYNDKMDSIVEMLKDKELLIDSDGAQVVSLEGHELPPCLIKKSDGATLYATRDLAAAKYRFEEYLFLKSLYVVGNEQSLHFKQLKAVLGKMEFPWADGIIHVPFGMMLKDGKKMSTRKGKVVLLEDVLNDSIQLAEKNIEEKNPYLENKAEIAKMVGTGAIVFHDLKNFRMNDIEFSLEEMLKVEGETGPYVQYTNARAQSLLKKGGYEGANGDFKMAAIAEWPVITELQNFPETIKRAIDKNDPSLIAKYVLDLSQAFNKYYGEVRILEENAEKNARLLLVHCVSTVLEEGLRILGIKAPKEM; encoded by the coding sequence ATGGACTATGTAAAACTGTATGCAGAAGTGCTTGCCGCTGGGCTAGAGGGGGTTCTCACGTCTTCAGAAATAGAACGTATTATTGAGAAACCGAAATTTCTGAATCAGGGTGACTTAGCTTTTCCGTGCTTCCAATTGGCAAAAACGATGAGAAAACCGCCAGTCGAGATTGCGAAGGAGTTAAGTGCTCGGTTGCAAAGCTCAATTGATGATTCGATGGAACGTTTTGAAGCGGCCGGTGGCTATGTAAATGTGTTCCTAAACAAGCCGAAAGTGACCAAAGAACTCTTCATTGAAATCGGGCAAAAGAAGAATCATTACGGTGACCTTGATCTTGGGGAAAATCAGATTGTGACAATTGACCTTTCTTCCCCCAATATCGCTAAGCCCTTTTCCATGGGCCATCTGCGGTCAACTGTTATAGGAAATTCATTGTCGCTTATTTATGAAAAGGCTGGATATAAGACCGTAAAAATCAACCATTTAGGAGATTGGGGAACTCAATTCGGCAAGCTCATCACTGCATATAAACTTTGGGGAACAGAGGAGAAAGTAAAGAAAAACCCAATACAGGAGCTGCTGGCGCTTTATATAGAGTTTCATGATGAAGCAGAAAGCCAGCCTGAGCTGGAGCAAGAGGGACGGAACTGGTTCAGGCGTCTGGAAAATGGGGATGCTGAGGCACTTGAGCTATGGAAATGGTTCAAGGATGAGTCACTTAAGGAGTTTAAGAAGATTTACGATCTCATGGGAATTGAGTTTGATTCATATGCCGGAGAAGCTTTTTATAATGACAAAATGGATTCAATCGTGGAAATGCTAAAAGACAAGGAGCTGCTTATAGATTCGGATGGGGCACAGGTAGTCAGCTTGGAAGGTCATGAACTACCGCCATGTTTGATAAAGAAATCGGATGGCGCGACTTTGTACGCTACGCGGGACTTAGCCGCAGCTAAGTACAGATTCGAGGAATATTTATTTCTAAAATCATTGTATGTGGTCGGCAATGAGCAAAGTCTGCACTTTAAACAGCTAAAAGCAGTGCTGGGAAAAATGGAATTCCCATGGGCTGATGGTATTATTCATGTTCCATTTGGCATGATGTTAAAGGATGGCAAGAAAATGTCCACGAGAAAAGGGAAGGTAGTCTTGCTCGAAGATGTTCTTAATGATTCCATTCAGCTGGCAGAAAAGAATATAGAAGAAAAAAATCCTTACTTGGAAAATAAAGCAGAGATTGCAAAAATGGTTGGTACCGGCGCAATTGTTTTTCATGACCTTAAGAATTTTCGGATGAACGACATTGAATTTTCCCTTGAAGAAATGTTAAAGGTCGAAGGGGAAACAGGACCTTATGTTCAATATACAAATGCAAGGGCACAATCGTTATTGAAAAAGGGAGGATATGAAGGGGCGAATGGAGACTTCAAAATGGCTGCTATCGCTGAGTGGCCAGTGATCACTGAGCTACAGAACTTTCCGGAAACAATCAAGAGAGCGATTGATAAAAATGATCCATCTCTGATTGCTAAATATGTTCTTGATTTGTCCCAGGCATTTAATAAATACTATGGAGAAGTCCGCATCCTCGAAGAAAATGCAGAAAAGAATGCACGTCTTCTATTGGTCCATTGTGTAAGCACTGTGCTCGAAGAAGGCCTTAGAATACTGGGAATCAAGGCACCAAAAGAAATGTAA